The following DNA comes from Candidatus Nitrosocosmicus arcticus.
AGTATGGGTGCCGATGGCATCGCAATTAACTCGGACGGGTCTCGTCTTTATTACTGTCCACTTGGCAGTCGCAAGCTATTCAGTGTTGCCACCGATGCACTTGCTAACCGAGATACATCTGAACAAGAGGTCGCTACTACTATAAGTGATCATGGAGATAAAGGTGGGGCGGCTGACGGTCTTGAATCTGACTCGGGAGGGAATATATATTCTACAAATTACGAACACAATGCCATTCTTCGCCTCAAACATTACGATGGGAAGTGGGAGACGGTAGTATATGATCCGAGGTTATTGTGGCCAGATACACTTTCCCTAGCCACCGATGGATATCTTTATGTAACTGCAAACCAGTTGCATCGTCAGGCGCGCTATAATAAAGGTAAAGATCTCCGAGTTAAGCCTTATACCTTATTCCGTATACGTGTAGACGCGCAACCTGTCTTGTTACGATAACTTTTGGGATTCTGTAAATGAAAATATTTGTAATATTAACCAATTCAATCTTTTGTGTACAATAGATTGATAACTCTAGTTTAAATCAGCTTTGGTGATTATAATTACTATTTAAAGTAACATTTTGGATTCTTTTCGATATTTGGGATAAACAACAAAGTAATACATTTAGTAATTCCTTTTTATAGTATAATTTTCTCACTAGTTTTTCCTTTAATATGCTTTAAAGATTAATTTTGAGATAGAGCAGAAGATTTCATCAACTCGAAGGATCAGACCTGCAAGTTTTGTTAATGAAAGTTCCCCTATGATGATATTAAGATCTCTCCGCCATCAATGCACTTTAAGTTGTTTGTTGTACTGTAACTTATGTGAATGAAGGAAAGCAACAACACAAGAATCCAATCCCTACTGTAGATACCATAATTGAGAAGGATTCTCAAGTCCTGTTAATTGAACGAAAAAAGGATCCATTTAAGGAAGAGTTGGTATTTCCAGGTGGTTTCATAAATGAAGGCGAGAGGGTCGAAGATGCGGCAGTACGTGAAGTAAAAGAAGAGACATCTTTAGATATAGAACTTGACCATATTTTAGGAGTATATTCCGATCCTACTAGAGACCCAAGAGGCCACATGATGTCTACAGTATTTATTGGAAAAATATCGGATAAGAGCGATAAAAAAGAGCCTATGGCAGGAGATGACGCAGCTGCAATAAAATGGGTAGATCTTGAAACTGTAGAAGATGAAAGTTTTGGGTTTGACCATAAGAAAATTTTAATGGATTACAAGGAATGGAAACAATCTAAACAAACCTCTTGGTCATCAAAAAACGAGAAGAAAGAATAATCTTATAGAGGAATCTAACAAGTTAATAGCCAAAAATTTCTTTAAACATAATTCTACAAGCAAGTTAAGATCTTGTTGAAAAAACTGAAATGTCATCGATTCTGCAAATCACTTGTTGTTGATTCTCATTAACCACTAATTTTCAAACAGGAGTATCTATAAAAGAGAAGGTATGACTGACTATTTGAATATTTTTTTAGACATAGATAAAACTTGGGTGTAATATTTGTGTGTCCCAAGGACCAATTAATAGAAACAAGAGTGAAAACAGATTAGATTAGAGACAAAATTAAAGCTGGTTTCAAACCAATGACAAAAAAGATAAGAGATCCGGACAAGGACTTGCGTGCAGAAAACAATAAGGAAAAGTTTAAGAAAGATTCAAAAGATGATTGAAGCGATATATTTTCATTATTTCTTTTTTTGAAATCAATCTTGAGTTATTGATTATTAAAATTATCTTATTACAAATTAAGTTCTCTTGCGAGTCTATTTTTGGCAAAGTTTTTCTAAAGAAAACATTTGAAGTTTTTGTATTATAGCATATTTAGAGAAGAGTCTTATAAAATGATATAAACATGTTCAGACATTGTATAAAATAACCTGTGATACTTGTTGATTCAGCCTCTAAATTCCAAGTCGATTAGCAAATTATCTGCGAAATCAATGATTTTTCTTTTCATCTCAGTTGAAGCAATTTCGATTGTTTTGTATTTGTCTGGCATTTACCCTCAGTTTAATGTTCCAAATATATTGTCATCAGCTATAATTACCACCTTAATCACAATATTCTTCCTCAAAAATACTGATACTTTAGAAAATATCGATAAAAGCTCATTATTTTTCCTTTTAGCTTTTGTTTGCTGGTTCATTGCAGAAATCTTATACGGATATCTTGGCTTTTTCCAGATAGATGCATACCCATCCGTAGCGGATGTTTTTTACTTGGTTGGGTACCTATTCCTTCTTTTATTTTTGGGCTTTATGAACAGATTATACAAGATAGAACATGGATATATCATCAGTGCCTTAGTTACCTTTTCACTCTTCGTATTTTACGTTCTTTATGTCTCCATATATATTTTTGAAGTTTACACATTTAGCGGCAGTGTGATTAATTTGACTTTATTATTTGTATATCCAGTTGTTGATTTGTTTATAGTAGTAGGAGCTGTAATGTACTATTTTAGAGGAAAATCCATATCCATCAACAAGGGACATAATTTTTGGATTTTTATATCAACAGCTGGTTTTTTCTCTTTTATAGCAGATTTAATATTTGTATACAACGATCTTTTCAATTTTGTAGAGAATGCGGACTTGTTCGATTTATTTTATAATATAAGTTATGTGCTTTTTGGAGTCGCATTTATAGTCAAGATAAAATACACAATAGAAGATAACAGGAATAATCTATATGCTAAAAAAAATAAATTCTAAAAATGAATTGGGCTTAGAATGTTGAGATTCAATAGATTTAGAATTCATTATTTCGAGTTCTAAAATGATTTTTGCTTTAATATCAAAAGATATTAAATCGGAATACAATGACCCTCGTTGATTTGAATTACCTTAAAGATCTAGATCCCATCTCCCTTATTATTTATTAGCAGCAACTAATTATGAAATACAGAATCGTTTTTATTCAACAGGTTTAGTTTGATAGGTAAGACATTTCACCAAATTTTATTTTACCTACACCTATCTTTGCTGAAGAAAAGATTGAAATATTTTTTATTAATAAACGACGTTATTGAATCATATCATAATCATAATGATAAATGATTACTATTTTCATTTTTGAAGAATGAATAAGGTTAGTGGAACGTTCGTTTCTTGTGAATTATAAACATTAGTATCAATAAAGATTCTTCATAATCCAATTCAGAAAAATTTGATTGATTCATGCTTGCCAAATCATGATTTGAACCCAAAAATATGATAACCGTTTATGAGCACACCTGTTAGCGCCTTAGTCAACAGTGAGGTTAAGTATGTAAATAAAATCTGTTTCCAGGGTTAGCTACAGACTTGACAAAATTCAGTCATATCTAATCTAGGCGAGTATATGTAGCAATCTTAAATCTACTTTATAAAAAACCCATTAATTCAACTATTGTTGCGCGAGTGTAGATTACGTCCTAAAAGAAATGTTCTCTATTTTTCCGTTCAATAGAATAATAATCAAGTTTGCTTACCAGTAGTAATAATCTTGCAACCTGTTTGTTAATCAATATTAATAATTCTGTTAATCAAATTGAGGAATTTGAGTATAGAAAACTTTAGTTACGGAGTCATAAGTTTCTTTCAATAATTCTAAATATCTTTTCGTATCGTATCGAATATTGTGTTCATCAACTAGCTCAATTGGTATTGCCCTTTCCAAGAAATTCTCATTATAAAAATTTGTAATTATGTATTTAATTTCTTCGCCCGCATTCAAGGATTTCCCATTGCTAGTTAGTCGTTTTAAAACGCAGTTTTCAATTGTCTTTCTATCCGCATATTCACTACTTTCTTTTGATATCCTTTTGGTAAATATCAGATCGGTGTATGAAATTTTTTTAGAGCATATTAAATTTATATATTTTTTATATACACCCTCTAAAATTGGTAAGCTTTTCGTGATTTCATGAATGTTGTTATAGGCAGACATTATCTTCATTAACTCCTCTTGAAAATTGACAAAGAGTTGAGGAGTATCATGTCTTCTTGTTTCAATTCCCCTCATCTTTATGGCCCCATCTTCAAAAACGCCAAAGTATCTATTTAGCGCTGGTAAGCCAGGATTGATCTTAGATGAATCGAAAACGATCCATTTGTATACTCCTTCAAAAGATATGGAAAAACCTGTTTGTTTCTCTATGTCTTTTTTTAAATTAACATATCGATGTGCAGTACCGGCTGCAAATAATGAATGTTCTGCATTATCGACTTCGCTTATCCAGATAGAGTCCACAATACCATGAATTACATCAAATCCGTGTTTCTCTGCTATTTTAGACGTTTTCACTAGTATATCTCTAGCAAATGCGCATACAGTGATGTGGGCATCTATCCTACCAAACTTTGAGTTGCTAAATCCCAGATATCCAAAGGAAGTAACTAGGATCCATTTTAATGCAGTTTGTCTGTTGTCGTAACAATTTTTTAAATACTCATCATTCTTAGATATACACAGGTTTTTTCTTTTTTTGTATTCTAACCGCCTATCTAGAACCGTTTTAAGAGACAAAGGCACTATTCCTATCATTTTTTTGCACAAGTGATAAAGATGTTCAAGTTCTGGAACTTTGTTATCCGTTTCTGATTTACAGCATTCACAATTAATTGTGTCCGAAGAAACATTTTTCTTTAGCATGATATTTGGATAAAGAGATACAAAATCAAACTCTGCTACTTTGTCATATGCTCCAGGTTTTGACTCAAAAACAAATCCCCCTCTATCTGCCTTTAATAAATCAGAAAATGACTTGAAGATTTCCGACGTTATGGGTTTCCAAGGTATCAATACATCCTTTTTATAAGCATTATAAAAATACAAACTACTTAGACATTTCCCTATAGTAGATCTTGATGCTAGTTGCAATGGAATTCTGCAAACTCTGGATAATTCTGCTAATCCATCCAATCCATTGTCCTTGTAAATAAATGAATTGTTAATGTCTATGTGAATTCGGCCGTATAAAAAAAACGGCCGTGGTTTGAAATACACTTTTCCGTAAGAGATGTATGATGTTGAGGACGAATCATTAGATCTAATACTTTTATGTGGAAACAACTTGTTTTTCTTTATTAAATATTCTAGATTCGATTCGCGATTCAAATTTACCAATAATTGATTTTCAACCTTGTTGGCCTTGGCTCTGTGAAGTAAATATGGAAACAAAATTTGGTCTCCACCTTTGGTTAAAATAATATCAGGATCTATTCTGTTAATTTCATAAGAGAATTCTAATATTGTTTCACGTTCATCTTCTTCAGATATCGAAAATTCTTCCTTGATTAGGTTATCTTTTTCAAAAGAGATAATCTTTATCTTTAGAATCCTATCCCTGAAATCATTTCCTATTGATTTTCTCTCCGAAATTAATTCAAATGATAGAAATTTAAAATTTGGAATAATGTAATCAAATGAGTCAATATCGTCGTTCTTATCGTTAACTACTTGATATATTTTAGTTCGCGCTGAATCCGCGGATCTTACTTCTTCTATGTCGTATAATCCAAGTGGATAGAGATCCTTCTCGTATAAGAAAGACTGTTCAGGTGATATATCTACATTGTATAGTCGATAGTGTCCAAATCTAGTAGAGAGTTTTTCAATTCGTCTTGCTAAATTTAATATCTGCAGTGAATCAGACAAAGTTAATCTCAGAGATTCATTCCTTTTACGATGATCAAAAGTAACGGAAGAAGGATACTCAAACTTGTATTCAAATCGGTATTCCTTAATTGAGGAAGAAATTTTACTATCCCCTACCAAGTCTATTAATTCGGATTTTAGGTCTGACGCTACATATATTGAAGGAGACCATGAATACTCTAGTCTTTTTACACTACCATTTCTTTCTTTTATCCATAAAATTATTCTATCTTTTATATGATAGATATCAAATAGCCAACCATTCATGGTTATCAGCAAGTCAACCGTAAACTAATGAGGCTAATAGAAAATCTTGAATATATTTAATCAGATTAGTTTGTTTTTGGTGATGTAGGTACTGACCCATGCTTAATAAAATAATTTTACCCAAAAGAGAATAGAATTCTATTTTGTTATTCGAATTAATATACAAAAGAGAAAGTATATTCGAGATTATTGTCATATTGATAAATGTTAGAACATGTTTATATTTATTACGCTGCGTATTATATAATTACACTATAAGTGATTCGAAAGAGCCTAACAGATGGACCAAAAACTAAGATAAATAGCATACATTTTCACTATTTGATGACAAGTATCATCGATTGCTGGTAAGAAAATATTTGGTGTAATGTATGGAATTGGTCGGACCTCATTGCCGGATTCATAAATAATATTGACACTACATCCAGTAGAACAATTAGGGCAAAAATTATTATCCTATCCAAGTGGCTATATCGATCCTAATCAAAATTTTTAAACTAAATCGGTCAGGATTCTTGATTTCTATTCAGGCGCTTTTATTCTAATTATTTTCATGTTTTGAAAGGTCTGTGGATGGAATGGAAGTTATTTTCTTAAGGAAAACTTAAGGAAAATGAATATGTGAAATGTTCATGACGTAAAAAAATTTAAAAAAGATTAATAGATCTCGATACAACTAAAATAAATAAATTTATTAATTTTATTTTTATCTAGACAAGAGTAAAATTAAAAATTTATACTTTTTAATGTAGAGAATTTATAGAACCTTGGAGTAAACGAAAAAAGACAAATATTCAATAAAAAAAAATATAGATGTATTTATTTTCCAAAATACGCCTTGACATTTGGTCTGTACAGATAATAAATGACAATACCATCGATTATTACATGGAATATTGCTCCTGTATTTCCCACAACAATCGATCCAATACCCACGATAATTCCTATTGCAGATACTATTAATGTTATAGTCCAAGCCCAGTTTAGCCCTTTCCACAGTCCATAAGCTACTACAAAATAAGCCAATCCAATTATAATGAGAATACCCCCTAAGATTATACCAAGTAATGGTATTATCGCCAATACCGCAAATCCACTTAATAATGATCCAATACCTCCAATAACAGCAAGTATAGCAATTATTGTAACACCCAACGGTCTATTTTTTTGCATTTATTATGTTTAACGACAATAACCTATTAAACTTAGATCAAAATAATGTAGTTTCTTTTAATACTAGTATTTTATATAATGAATGATACACTCCATTTGTGAATTTGTAGATAACATCCTCCAATGAATTTTCTCATACTTATCTCCATTTAAGGGATATTATATAATTGATTGACTTGACAGGGGTTCATTAACGTAGATTCCCATGAAATGGGGTTCATTAACGTAGATTCCCATGAAATAGACTAGCATGAAATATAAATACTATATCATCCTCCTATGCGATTTGAGTGAGGCAAGTAAATGGTTCAACCGTATCACTATTTTCCCTTCCTATTATGATCTTAATCAAATAAAAGGTAATTGTTTCAATTTCTGGACTAAAAAAGCTGAGAAACCAGTTGAGTGGATTAATTAGGGTCCATTTAAGAAACTTCTACAGCATTCCTTGCAAGGATACGTCCGAATATATTTTTCGCCAAATTGCGTATTTTTGCCTATCATTGTAAATACAATCTTTTTGGGTCTTGTCTTCTGAAATAGCATTAGATTTTACGTAATGGTATATAGAAGATAAATAGTAGCCTGTTTCTCCATCTGTTACATATGTCACATTATGTATTACTTATTAATTGGACTGAGCAAGGGATTAACAAGATCAAAGAATCGTCAGATCGTTACAACTCTTTTAAATCATCATTAGAAAATGCAGGTGGAAAACTGGTTGGAGGTTACTATACTCTCGGAGATTACGATGTAGTATTAATTGTGGAAGCTCCAACTGATGAGGTAATAATGTCTCTAATGCTCAAAGTTGGTTCTTATGGAAATGTGAGAACTAGAACCTTGAAAGCATTTACAGCCGAGGAAGGGATGAAGATTATAAAGGATCTGCCATAACCATCTTACTAAAACTTAGGAAATATAATATTGTGAATAGAATCAATCCTGAGACTACTTTTGCTAAATACACCAAGTTTTGGAAATAGTATTTGCCACCGTACACGCAAAGTGCCAAGCATTGGTATAAAGGCCCCTGTAATAGACACATTATTTGAATTAACAGCATTTATACTTGTTTCCGTAATAGCGTATTTATCATTATAATTATAATTCTTGACCTTCAAATGATTGATGTGGAATGTCAAACGCTCTTATCTTAGGAAATTCATCAAGACGCGATTCGTGACAGCCTACGAAAAGGGAAGGTCTTATATCCACAGATAATACAGACTATTTGATGCAGCATTGAAATACAGCAAGTTCCTTAATCCTAAATGCTGCATCTTATGAACTTAAACTCATACTGCGCGGCATCCACTGCCTTCGATTTTAGCTTTTTCCTTCATTTATGTCTTAATATCAATTGTTGACGT
Coding sequences within:
- a CDS encoding NUDIX domain-containing protein translates to MNEGKQQHKNPIPTVDTIIEKDSQVLLIERKKDPFKEELVFPGGFINEGERVEDAAVREVKEETSLDIELDHILGVYSDPTRDPRGHMMSTVFIGKISDKSDKKEPMAGDDAAAIKWVDLETVEDESFGFDHKKILMDYKEWKQSKQTSWSSKNEKKE
- a CDS encoding DNA polymerase domain-containing protein, with translation MNGWLFDIYHIKDRIILWIKERNGSVKRLEYSWSPSIYVASDLKSELIDLVGDSKISSSIKEYRFEYKFEYPSSVTFDHRKRNESLRLTLSDSLQILNLARRIEKLSTRFGHYRLYNVDISPEQSFLYEKDLYPLGLYDIEEVRSADSARTKIYQVVNDKNDDIDSFDYIIPNFKFLSFELISERKSIGNDFRDRILKIKIISFEKDNLIKEEFSISEEDERETILEFSYEINRIDPDIILTKGGDQILFPYLLHRAKANKVENQLLVNLNRESNLEYLIKKNKLFPHKSIRSNDSSSTSYISYGKVYFKPRPFFLYGRIHIDINNSFIYKDNGLDGLAELSRVCRIPLQLASRSTIGKCLSSLYFYNAYKKDVLIPWKPITSEIFKSFSDLLKADRGGFVFESKPGAYDKVAEFDFVSLYPNIMLKKNVSSDTINCECCKSETDNKVPELEHLYHLCKKMIGIVPLSLKTVLDRRLEYKKRKNLCISKNDEYLKNCYDNRQTALKWILVTSFGYLGFSNSKFGRIDAHITVCAFARDILVKTSKIAEKHGFDVIHGIVDSIWISEVDNAEHSLFAAGTAHRYVNLKKDIEKQTGFSISFEGVYKWIVFDSSKINPGLPALNRYFGVFEDGAIKMRGIETRRHDTPQLFVNFQEELMKIMSAYNNIHEITKSLPILEGVYKKYINLICSKKISYTDLIFTKRISKESSEYADRKTIENCVLKRLTSNGKSLNAGEEIKYIITNFYNENFLERAIPIELVDEHNIRYDTKRYLELLKETYDSVTKVFYTQIPQFD
- a CDS encoding GYD domain-containing protein, giving the protein MSHYVLLINWTEQGINKIKESSDRYNSFKSSLENAGGKLVGGYYTLGDYDVVLIVEAPTDEVIMSLMLKVGSYGNVRTRTLKAFTAEEGMKIIKDLP